The stretch of DNA ACCGATGGCGATCGGGCGCAATTTCCTCGTCAAGATCAACGCCAATATCGGCAATTCCGCCGTGGCGAGCGACGTGGCGCAGGAAGTGGAAAAGATGGTCTGGGCGACCCGCTGGGGCGCGGACACGATCATGGACCTGTCGACGGGCCGCAACATCCACGACACGCGCGAATGGATCATCCGCAACTCGCCCGTGCCGATCGGGACCGTGCCGATCTACCAGGCGCTCGAAAAGGTCGGCGGCGTCGCCGAGGAGCTGACCTGGGAAATCTTCCGCGACACGCTGATCGAACAGGCCGAGCAGGGCGTCGATTATTTCACCATCCACGCGGGCGTGCGCCTGCCCTTCGTGCCGATGGCGGCGAAGCGGGTCACCGGCATCGTCAGCCGCGGCGGCTCGATCATGGCGAAGTGGTGCCTCGCGCATCACAAGGAGAGCTTCCTCTACGAGCACTTCGACGAGATCACCGAGATCATGAAAACCTACGACATCGCCTATTCGCTGGGCGATGGCCTGCGTCCCGGCTCGATCGCCGACGCCAACGACGAGGCGCAGTTCGCCGAGCTCTATACTCTGGGCGAGCTGACCAAGCGCGCTTGGGAGCAGGACGTGCAGGTGATGATCGAAGGGCCGGGCCATGTGCCCATGCACAAGATCAAGGAGAACATGGAAAAGCAGCTCGAGGCGTGCGGCGAGGCGCCGTTCTACACGCTCGGGCCGCTCGTCACCGACATTGCGCCGGGATACGACCATATCACCAGCGGTATCGGCGCGGCGCAGATCGGCTGGTACGGCACGGCAATGCTCTGCTACGTCACGCCCAAGGAGCACCTTGGGCTGCCCGACCGCGACGATGTGAAAGTCGGGGTCGTGACCTATAAACTTGCCGCCCACGCCGCCGACCTCGCCAAGGGCCACCCGGCCGCGCAGGTGCGCGACGATGCATTGAGCAAGGCCCGCTTCGAGTTCCGCTGGCGAGACCAGTTCAACCTCAGCCTCGATCCCGACACGGCCGAGCAGTATCACGACCAGACGCTGCCCGCCGAAGGCGCGAAGACGGCGCATTTCTGTTCGATGTGCGGGCCGAAGTTCTGCTCGATGAAGATCAGCCAGGAAGTGCGCGACTTTGCGGCGAAGCAGAATTCGGACCCCGACAGCTTCCTCGCCGCGACCTCGCCCGAGGCGGTGGAAGAGGCCGAGAAGGGCATGGAGGAAATGGCGAAGCTCTACGACGCCAAGGGCCGCCGCCTTTACCTGCCCGAGGACGCCGCCGAATGAAGGCGGAATAGGGCCTGAGGGGGCCCGGCGGGGCTGACGCCCCTGCCGGGTCCGGCCCCGCCGGGGAGCGCGCGCCATGATCCGCATCACCTATTGCCTCCACCGCCTGCCGGGCATGAGCCGCGAGGCGTTCCAGCGCTACTGGCGCGAGACCCACGCCCCGCTTGTCGCCGCGGCGAGCGAGGCGCTCGGCATTCGCCGCTATGTCCAGCAGCATACGCTGACCAGCGAGATGGCCCGCCGCTTCGCCAGCGCGCAGGGCATCCCCAACGGCGAGGGCGAGGACTATGACGGCATCGCGGAAATCTGGTTCGACAGCGAGGCCGCGCTCGCCCGCGTCGGAGAGACCGAGGAAGGCCGCCGCCACGCCGCGATCCTCGCCGCGGACGAGGCGAAGTTCATCGACTTTTCGCGCAGCCGCTATTTCTTCAGCGCGGCGAACGAGGTGATCGTGTAAGGTCCGCCGCCGCAGGGAGGGACGTATGAGAGCATCGCGTATCACCGGACGGGTTTTCGGCTTCGCGGGGGCCGGAGCGGCGCTCGCCGCCTGTGCGGGCGAGAGCGACCCTGCCCCGCCACCCGCGCCGCTCGACGAGGCGGCGGTCGCCGCGCGCTCCGCCCCTATCGCGCAAGGCTTCGCCGCCGACCTCAAGACGCAGCTCACAAGCGCGCTTCAAGCGGGCGGACCGAAGAACGCGGTCAGCGTGTGCCAGCAGGTCGCCCCCGCGCTGGCCGAGGCGGCGTCCGAGCAAAGCGGCGCCGAAGTCCGCCGCATCGCCGCGCGCAACCGCAACCCGGCCGGCGGCGTGCCGGGCGAAATGCAGGCGCAATACGACGAACTCGCCGCGCAGCCGATCGCGGACGGAGCCCCCGCGCGCCGCATCTGGCGCGCCGAGGACGGGCGGGTCCATTTCATGAGCGCCATCCCCATGGCCGAACAGCCCTGCTCGACCTGCCACGGCAAGGACATCGACCCGGACCTCAAGGCCCATATCGAGAGCCTCTATCCCGAGGACGCCGCGACCGGCTTCGCCCCCGGAGACCTGCGCGGCGCGTTGCTGATCACGTGGCCCGCGGGCAGCTTTGGCGCGGAAGGGGCCGGGGCAGGGGCCAAGGCGGGGGCCAAGGCAGGGGCCAAGGCGGGGGAAGGCGCATGAGGCCCGGCAGGCGCATCCCCGCGCTCCTCGCCGCGCTTGTCGCGCCCTTCGCGCTCATGGCCTGCGCGAGCCTGCCGGACGAGGGCTTCGACCCCGTCCCCCGCGCCGAAGCGCCCTATTTCGACCCGCTGGTGTTCTTCGCCGGGACAAGCACCGGGCGCGGCGAATTGTCCAAAGTCTTCTCCGGCACGGTTGCCGTGCAGGTCGAGAGCACCGGGCGACTGCTGCGCCCCGGCGTGATGGAACTGGTGCAGGTCGTCACCGAAGGCGACAAGGAGCCGCGCACCCGCCGCTGGGAAATCCGTGAAGTGGGGGAGGGCCGCTGGGAGGGCACCTTGACCGACGCGGACGGGCCGGTCGAGCTCTATGCCAAGGGCAACCTCTTGACGATCCAGTACCGCATGGACGGCAATTACGACGTGACCCAGCGGCTGACCTTGGCCCCGGACGGGCGGAGCGCCTACAACGAGCTGAAGGTGGAGTTGTTGGGGGCGACGGTGGCGGTGCTGGCGGAGCGGATTGTGAAGGGGTGAGCGTTCTCTTTAGCCCCCTCCTTCCCAAGGAGGGGGTTGGAGGTGGTTGCTCGCTTTACGACGCGTCCGCCCGCCACGCTTTCAAAGCCCGAACCCGTCCGACCCGCAAGCATCCGCCGCGCTTCCCCGTGGCGGCGGACCCACCACCCCGCTGCGACTAGGCTCGCTACGCTCCCCAAGTCTCGCTGCCCCTCCTCCGGGAGGAGGGAAGGTCAAGGTGCTGGCGAAAGAGACTACAATCATCCGGGGCGCTACTGCCACCTCGTCGCTCAAGATGGGCTAAGACTCCTGCTGTCTTGCACTAGCCCGCTCTGGGCTTCGCCATCTCCAAGATACCGTCTTTCAGTCTAATCAGATTTTTGGCATCCCAGAATTCGCCTTTGATCTTTCGAGAAACTGCATGTGTTTTTGGGTGGATGAACATCCGATTGAATGGGCTTTTCCCATGCCAAGGATCTAACCCTGAAGCATAAGCCCGAACCATGACGTTCGCGAATACGTCAGCTGCTTGTAAGGGCGGTAAAGCCTGATCGTCGCCGAATGCTATAGAACCCAGCATCGATTTTTCGCCTTTCCAATGCTTCTTGGTCTTGGACCATATCGAAAGAAAGCGGCTCGAGGTCTTTTCGCTATCGTCGATCCAAAATCCAAGCGATTCCGATATTTCCTCGCTAGCCATATAATCGAAAGATAGTCTCAATATCCTTCGAAATAGAAACTCTTCTGGCTTTAGCTTCTTTTTTGCGTCCTTGAGGGTGTTACGATATTCACCAGCATTTATCGCTGAGAATATTCCGCAGTCAATCTCATCTCGTATTATGTCCATGAATTCGCTAAGGATGTCTAAGCGATCTTCGTAGGAGTGTGACAATTCACGGTATTCCCCTTCACCCGCCAGAAAGTCCGAAGTGTGGAGTACGCTCATTCCATGTTCATCCAACTTGTCACACCATCTCTGGCTAAATTTTTCCCAAGCGTAATCCGAGGATATAAAACCAGCTAAACAGATAAAGCCGTTCTTGCCAAAGGTGTCGCTATCGTCTGTGAACACGTGCATGAAATCAGCCTTCGAACGCTGTAGAGAACAGGAGCGAAGGTTTCTAATGCACTTTTTCTGAGATTGCCGCGAGACCTTATGAAATGCGATGAGCTAATCTCTCCTTTCCTACACCCCCACCCCAAGTCATCCTCCCCGGATGCCCCACAAGACGCCGGCCCTCCGCTCCGCCTCGCGCTCGTCCGCGACCCCCTCCACAAAGCGCAAGACCCGTGTCGACGGGTGGACCCTCGCCACGCAGGCCGCCTTCCTGCGCGCGCTTTCGGCGACGCATTCGGTCTCCGAGGCCGCGCGCTCGGTCGGCAAGTCGCGCCAGTCGGCCTATCGCCTGCGCTCGCGATTGAAGGGCCAGCCCTTCGATCTCGCGTGGGAGGTTGCCTTTCACCATTCCTATGACGTGCTCGCTCATGCCGCGCTCGACCGCGCGCTGAACGGGGTCGAGGTGCCGGTGTTCTTCCAGGGCGAGCAGGTCGGCTCCTATCGCAGGTATGACGAGCGGCTGACGGTCGCGCTGCTGAATCGCGTCACGCTCGGCGGCAATCCGAGATACGGGCGGCTCGGCCCCATGGCCGAACGCCACGCGCGCGATTTCGAGGCGCTGCTGAAAAGGATCGAGAAAGGCGAGAGCGTCGAGACCGGCGCGGCCAGCCCTGAGGACCCGGGCGAGCTTGAGGCGATCCGGCGTTTTGCCGCCGACGGGCTGGAAAGGGCCGCACTCCCCTGTCCGTCCGCCCCCACGGATGCCGAGATTATGGCGCTATTACAGGAATATGCGCGGGATGAGGAAAGGTGACAGGGTGTAAACTTCGTAAACTTCTTTTTTTGCGTGAGCCCATCCGGGCGCACGTCCTCGGTGCTGTTTCGCGCTTCGCGCGAGCACCTGCGGCTCGGCCGCGTGGCCTCGCGGTCGCGGCGCGACCGTTCTTGCGCGACTATGCGGGGCCTTGTGCGCCCGGTTCTTCCGCAACCGGGCGAGGGCAGATCTGGTCCGACGCCGCAGGCGTCGCAAGGGCGACCGCCCGCCCGCAGCGCCGCAAGGCGCGAGGACATCGCAGCCCGGATGGGCTGCGCAAACAAAAACGCGGGAACAGCACCGAGGACGCCCGCGCGGATGCGCGGGCATGAAACAAAGACTCCGATTAGGAGAATCCGCCAGTCCGTGCTACACACTCCCCGCTGACGTCGGAATTTGCGACGGACTTCGTATTTTGACTCGCCGCCTGGCCGCGCTTTCATGCGCCTAAGTCCCCCGGCGTAAACCAGACGACGACTTCCTTTCCCCTGAACGATTTGACGCACGACCCGGGGGCAATGTCGCCCTCGGTGCAACACTAACGTTCTTCGAAAGGAACGACTTATGGCCAAGACCGGCACCGTGAAATTCTTCAACACCGACAAGGGCTACGGCTTCATCCAGCCCGACGACGGCAGCTCGGACAGCTTCGTCCACATCACCGCGGTCCATGCCGCCGGGATGCAGACCTTGGATCGCGACCAGCGCCTCAACTACGAGGTCGAAACCGGTCGCAACGGCAAGGAAAGCGCCGTCAACCTCGTCGCGGCGGACTGACGCGAAGGGCCCGGCGCGCGGCGGCCTTCCGGCAAGGAAGGCTCGCCGCGCGCCCCCTCTTCCCAGCGCCCTTTTTCGCCCGACCAACCGACAGGAGGCCCCCCGATGGCCCAGACCTACGAATTCTATCTCGAACGCGCCGAAGCCGCCGCCGAAGCGGCGAAGAAGGCCAAGCTCGCCAATGTGCGCGATCGCGAACTGCGCTCCGAAAAGACCTGGCGCGGGCTTGCCGAACAGGCCCGCAAGACCGCGCTCGAACGCGAAAAGGCCGACGCCGAACGCGCCGCCCGCCGCGAAGCCGAGGCGGCCGAAGCGGCTTCGGGCGAATAGGCTCTCGCAATCCCCGGTTCACTCCCCAGCTTGTATGGTGGCGCTGTCCTTGAGTAGGATGAGCGTTGAAAGAGAAGAAGAGAGGAGAAAGCCGCGATGCAGTTCCAGTTCAACACCAACAGCTCGGTCATGGGGACCGAAAACGTCGCGGAGCGGATCGAGGCGGCGGTGCGCCAGAAGCTCGCCCGCTACGAGGACCGCCTGACCCGGGTCGAGGTCCATGTCGCCGACGACAACGGGGCCAAGCACGGCGCCGACGACAAGCACTGCACGATCGAGGCCCGCCCGCGCGGCGGCAAGCCGATCGGCGTGACGGCGAAGGCGAGCAAGGTCGACGATGCCGCGCGCAAGGCCGCGAACACGCTCGCCCAGCGGCTCGATCGCCATTTCGGCAAGGGCGAAAAGCACAAGCACGACGCGCGCCCCGACAAGGTGATGTGAGCGCGCGTCCCGCGGGGCCCGCAATCCGGCCCGCACGTGCCTCAGGCGCGGCGGGCCGTCAGGCCTGCGCCGGAATCCATGTTATGGTCGGGCCATGCCCGGCAAGACCCACTTCAAGCGCTTCCGCCCCGCCACCTGCGCCGCGCTCGGCCTCGCCGCGCTCGCGGCCGCCTGCGCACCGGTCGAGGATACCGCCTCCAGCCAGCTCGCTGCGGGGGAGGAGGGCGGGCGCGAATGCTTCTATCCGCGCAACGTCACCGGCTTCCGCAACGCGCCCGAGGGGCCGGACGGCTCCAGCCGCATCTATGTCGACGTGCGCGCCAGCGACACCTTCCTGTTCGAGCTCTTCAGCCCGTGCCGCGAGTTGACCTTCGCCCGCTCGATCGCTTTCGACACCATCAGCGGGGTCGGGCGGGTGTGCAGCGGGCTCGAGGTCGACCTGCTCGTGCCCGACCCCAACCTGGGCACGCAGCGCTGCCAGGTGAAGATGATCCGCAAGCTCGAACCCGGCGAGGAAGGCGCGCGCGCCGGGGCGAAATAGGCGCTCAGCCGGGCAGCCCTTCCGGCGGGTTCGCGCCGGTGATGCCGAGTTCGCCGAGGATCGGCTCGATCTGCTTCTTCACCCGGAAGAACCCGGCGCGCGCGTGCGGCCAGGTCGCTCGCGCGAGGTCGCCCAGTATCCACGCCACGCGCCCTTCCTCGACCAGCGGCGCGATCTGCGGCATCAGCGCGTCGCGGGTCCAGCCGGTCGGCAGGTAGGGCACGGCAAGCCGCTCGATCCCCGCTTCGGCGAGGATCGCCGACAGATCGCCCCCGTCCTCCCACCACACGGACCCGCAGCCGAAGGCGCGGGCCCCCTCGTCCATCCCGCTTGTCACCGCCCCGCGCGCGAACGCGGTCGCGCCCGCTCCGACCGGGCGGGGCGAGCGCGCTTCGGGCCGGGCCGCGCCGATCACCAGCGCAGGCGGGGCCGACAGGGCCAGCGGGACATGGTGCGCCGCCTCGTCGTGCAGCAGCAACGCATAGGGCTCGGCCAGGGCATCGGGACTGACCGGGCCGGGAAGGTCGAGCGAGCGGCGGCCATGCTCGCGCGGCTCGGTCAGAGGCTCGGCCTCATCGGCCAGCTCCTCGGCGGCGAGCGGCCCGCCCGGCCGGCTCGCGGTGTAGCGCGCGATGTTGTCGCTGCGCGCGAGATAGGTCTTGCCCGCCGTGTGCAGCCCGCCGACCCAGCGCCACGACAGCGTGTTCGAAGCCGCATCGCCGTCCTTGAGATGCCGCAGGAAGAAATCCGCGCCCAGTTCCCAATCGAGCTTCAGGGTGAAGATCCAGATGCTCGCGAACCACATCCGAGCGTGGTTGTGGAGGTAGCCGTGGTCGCCCAGTTCGCGCGCCCAGGTGTCGAAGGCGGGGATCCCGGTGCGGCCCTCCACCGCTTCCTCATAGGCGGTGCGCAGGCCCGCGTTCGCTTCGACGCGCGCGAAGGCCGCCTCGCGCCCCTGCTTGTAAGCCTCCCACACGCTCGGGCGTTGTTCGAGCCAGCCCTTGAAATAGACGCGCCAGAACACCTCGGAGACAAAGCTGCCCGCCTCGCGCGGGCTGTGCTGGCGCAGGACCGCCTCGATCACCTCGGCCTCGCCCACCAGCCCGGCGTGGAGCCAGGGCGACAATTGCGAGACATTGGCCCCCCCGCGCTCCCCCGGCGCCTCGCCGACGGGGCCGTCGTCATAGCCGCGGGTTTCGGCATAGTCGCTGCCTGCGCGCGGGAGGAATCGGGCGAGGCGCTCGAGCGCGCGGGCGCGTGTCGGGGTCCAGTCCATGTCGCGAGCAACCGCCAAAGCGGCAGGCGGTTCCGCGCCCATCTGTGTCGAAATTATGGCGAATTTCGGAACATTGCCGCGCCTTCGCGCATTGGGCAGGTCAGGGTGGGGGAAGGACACCGACCCTGTTTTTAAGGACCGCGTGCATCCTGCGCGCGCTCGTCACGATTGAAAAACCAGGAGCTACCCCGATGAAACTGCTCAAGATCACCGCCGCTTCGCTGCTCGCTCTCGGCCTTGCCGCCTGCGCCGACGACGCGGCCGAGACCGACGACACGATGATGGCCGACGAAACTGCGATGAGCGAGGACGCGACCTCGCCCGGCACGATCGTCGAGGTCGCCCAGGGCAATGGCGACTTCACCACGCTGGTCGCCGCCGTGAACGCCGCCGAACTGGGCGAGACGCTGTCGGGCGATGGCCCGTTCACCGTCTTCGCCCCGACCGACGAGGCGTTCGGCAAGCTGCCCGAAGGCACGGTCGAAACGCTCACCACCGACGAGACCGACAAGCTCAAGTCGATCCTCACCTATCACGTCATCGAAGGCTCGATGGACGCCGCCGCGGTCACTAAAGCGATCGAGGACGCGGGCGAGGAGGGCCTCGTCGTCGAAACGGTCGGCGGCCCGACGCTGACCGCCACGCTGGTCGACGGCGAGGTCATGCTGACCGATGCCGCGGGCAACACCGCGACCGTGACCGCGACCGACGTCGAAGCCTCGAACGGGGTCATCCACGTCATCGACACGGTGCTGATGCCCGAATAAGCTTCGGTTCATCGCCGACTTGCGAGAAAGGCGGGCCCGTGCGGGTCCGCCTTTTGCGTATGCGCGGCTGAGCCTTTTGCATCTGGGCCTTTTGCATCTGCGCGATCGAGCGATTAGACGGGGCGCAAGGAGAGAGAGAACCGATGTCGCCACCCGCCTTCGCCGCCCCGGCCGCGCTTGCGGCTCTCGTATCGCTTGCCGCCTGCTCGGGCGATGAGGGCGATGCCATCAGCCGCGACACGCAGCCCTTTTCGGGCATTGCCGAGAATGAGACGATCGAAGTCACCGGGACCGAGCCGTTCTGGGGCATGACGATCGACCAGGCCGAAGGGGTCGCGGCTTACTCCACGCCCGAGAACATCGAGGGCACGCGCTTTGCCGTCGAACGCTTCGCCGGCAATAACGGGCTCGGCTTCACCGGCGCGCTGGACAGCGGGGAGGGCGTCACCGTCACCATCACGCCGGGCGAATGCAGCGACGGGATGAGCGACCGGACCTATCCCTTCACCGCCACCGCCGAGGTCGGCGAGCGCGACCTTCGCGGTTGTGCCTTCACCGACGCGCAGGGCTTCACCGGGCCTCAGGCACCATGAGCGATGGGCGTCTCGGCGCGCCGATCGGGCGCAGGCCGGTGGGGCAGGGCTGGCGGATCTTCCTGTGGCTCGCCGCCGCGTTCAATTTCGTCGTCGGCCTGCTCGCCATGCTTTCCCCCGAGGCGGATGTCGATGCGCGGCTGGTCGGGCTGCTTATCTTCGCCTTCGGGGTCGTCTATTTCCAGGCCGCGCGCGATCCCGAACGGCTTGCGCCCGTGCTGTGGGGCGGGGTCATCGCCAAGGTCGGAACCGCCGCCCTGTTCGCCCCGCTCGGTTTCGGTGCGGATGGATCGCTGCTGGTGGCGAGCGCGGTGGTGATCGACGGCTTGTTCGCGGTCGGTTTCCTCGCTTTCCTGCTGTCGCGCGGGGGCGATCTGTGACACGATGACGGGGCAACGAGGGGGAGAAAGAAGCATGAGCGAGGACGAAACGCGCAGCGGCGGCTGCCTGTGCGGCAAGGTGCGATACACGCTGGCGGAGGATCCCGTCATGTGCGTCACCTGCCATTGCAAGAACTGCCAGCGCCAGGCCGGAAGCGCGCTGTCGATCATCATCGGCGTGCGCGAGGACGCGATTGCGATTTCGGGCGCGGTGAAGACCTATGACGACACCGCCGACAGCGGCGCACCCGTCCACCGCCAGTTCTGCGATACCTGCGGTTCGGCGCTGTTCACCCGGATCGACCATCCGCCCGGCCTGATGTTCGTCAAGGCCGGAACGCTCGACGACACCTCGAAGCTCGCGCCTGCGTTCCATTGCTGGACGAAGAGCAAGCAGGACTGGGTGCCGCTCGGCGACATCCCGGCCTATGACACGGTGCCGCAACAGGGGTGAGCGCGCGCGCACCTGC from Erythrobacter sp. encodes:
- a CDS encoding HPF/RaiA family ribosome-associated protein; the encoded protein is MQFQFNTNSSVMGTENVAERIEAAVRQKLARYEDRLTRVEVHVADDNGAKHGADDKHCTIEARPRGGKPIGVTAKASKVDDAARKAANTLAQRLDRHFGKGEKHKHDARPDKVM
- a CDS encoding GFA family protein, with protein sequence MSEDETRSGGCLCGKVRYTLAEDPVMCVTCHCKNCQRQAGSALSIIIGVREDAIAISGAVKTYDDTADSGAPVHRQFCDTCGSALFTRIDHPPGLMFVKAGTLDDTSKLAPAFHCWTKSKQDWVPLGDIPAYDTVPQQG
- a CDS encoding EthD domain-containing protein, which translates into the protein MIRITYCLHRLPGMSREAFQRYWRETHAPLVAAASEALGIRRYVQQHTLTSEMARRFASAQGIPNGEGEDYDGIAEIWFDSEAALARVGETEEGRRHAAILAADEAKFIDFSRSRYFFSAANEVIV
- the thiC gene encoding phosphomethylpyrimidine synthase ThiC; translation: MADINSPVEIGVTTGPIRGSRKIHVGARTGSGVRVAMREIMLEGGEPPVRVYDTSGPYTDPDAAIDIHAGLPALRRDWIMARGDVEDYEGREVKPEDNGQLGPDRSGGVAQFPNVVKRPLRAKAGGNVSQMHYARQGIITPEMEYVAERENLGREIAKDVRRDGESWGASIPDYITPEFVRDEVARGRAIIPSNINHPESEPMAIGRNFLVKINANIGNSAVASDVAQEVEKMVWATRWGADTIMDLSTGRNIHDTREWIIRNSPVPIGTVPIYQALEKVGGVAEELTWEIFRDTLIEQAEQGVDYFTIHAGVRLPFVPMAAKRVTGIVSRGGSIMAKWCLAHHKESFLYEHFDEITEIMKTYDIAYSLGDGLRPGSIADANDEAQFAELYTLGELTKRAWEQDVQVMIEGPGHVPMHKIKENMEKQLEACGEAPFYTLGPLVTDIAPGYDHITSGIGAAQIGWYGTAMLCYVTPKEHLGLPDRDDVKVGVVTYKLAAHAADLAKGHPAAQVRDDALSKARFEFRWRDQFNLSLDPDTAEQYHDQTLPAEGAKTAHFCSMCGPKFCSMKISQEVRDFAAKQNSDPDSFLAATSPEAVEEAEKGMEEMAKLYDAKGRRLYLPEDAAE
- a CDS encoding FAD-binding domain-containing protein; protein product: MDWTPTRARALERLARFLPRAGSDYAETRGYDDGPVGEAPGERGGANVSQLSPWLHAGLVGEAEVIEAVLRQHSPREAGSFVSEVFWRVYFKGWLEQRPSVWEAYKQGREAAFARVEANAGLRTAYEEAVEGRTGIPAFDTWARELGDHGYLHNHARMWFASIWIFTLKLDWELGADFFLRHLKDGDAASNTLSWRWVGGLHTAGKTYLARSDNIARYTASRPGGPLAAEELADEAEPLTEPREHGRRSLDLPGPVSPDALAEPYALLLHDEAAHHVPLALSAPPALVIGAARPEARSPRPVGAGATAFARGAVTSGMDEGARAFGCGSVWWEDGGDLSAILAEAGIERLAVPYLPTGWTRDALMPQIAPLVEEGRVAWILGDLARATWPHARAGFFRVKKQIEPILGELGITGANPPEGLPG
- a CDS encoding DUF3365 domain-containing protein, producing MRASRITGRVFGFAGAGAALAACAGESDPAPPPAPLDEAAVAARSAPIAQGFAADLKTQLTSALQAGGPKNAVSVCQQVAPALAEAASEQSGAEVRRIAARNRNPAGGVPGEMQAQYDELAAQPIADGAPARRIWRAEDGRVHFMSAIPMAEQPCSTCHGKDIDPDLKAHIESLYPEDAATGFAPGDLRGALLITWPAGSFGAEGAGAGAKAGAKAGAKAGEGA
- a CDS encoding fasciclin domain-containing protein, with protein sequence MKLLKITAASLLALGLAACADDAAETDDTMMADETAMSEDATSPGTIVEVAQGNGDFTTLVAAVNAAELGETLSGDGPFTVFAPTDEAFGKLPEGTVETLTTDETDKLKSILTYHVIEGSMDAAAVTKAIEDAGEEGLVVETVGGPTLTATLVDGEVMLTDAAGNTATVTATDVEASNGVIHVIDTVLMPE
- a CDS encoding DUF3833 family protein; the protein is MRPGRRIPALLAALVAPFALMACASLPDEGFDPVPRAEAPYFDPLVFFAGTSTGRGELSKVFSGTVAVQVESTGRLLRPGVMELVQVVTEGDKEPRTRRWEIREVGEGRWEGTLTDADGPVELYAKGNLLTIQYRMDGNYDVTQRLTLAPDGRSAYNELKVELLGATVAVLAERIVKG
- a CDS encoding DUF6491 family protein; amino-acid sequence: MPGKTHFKRFRPATCAALGLAALAAACAPVEDTASSQLAAGEEGGRECFYPRNVTGFRNAPEGPDGSSRIYVDVRASDTFLFELFSPCRELTFARSIAFDTISGVGRVCSGLEVDLLVPDPNLGTQRCQVKMIRKLEPGEEGARAGAK
- a CDS encoding cold-shock protein: MAKTGTVKFFNTDKGYGFIQPDDGSSDSFVHITAVHAAGMQTLDRDQRLNYEVETGRNGKESAVNLVAAD
- a CDS encoding DUF3800 domain-containing protein, whose protein sequence is MHVFTDDSDTFGKNGFICLAGFISSDYAWEKFSQRWCDKLDEHGMSVLHTSDFLAGEGEYRELSHSYEDRLDILSEFMDIIRDEIDCGIFSAINAGEYRNTLKDAKKKLKPEEFLFRRILRLSFDYMASEEISESLGFWIDDSEKTSSRFLSIWSKTKKHWKGEKSMLGSIAFGDDQALPPLQAADVFANVMVRAYASGLDPWHGKSPFNRMFIHPKTHAVSRKIKGEFWDAKNLIRLKDGILEMAKPRAG